A section of the Sceloporus undulatus isolate JIND9_A2432 ecotype Alabama chromosome 3, SceUnd_v1.1, whole genome shotgun sequence genome encodes:
- the CLDN34 gene encoding claudin-34, whose translation MDKWLPNALLLRDKNSLVPTWLNQVSCIHLGGLFFAVVGWILCVISTAVDEWRLWIIEDVPGISSGKIWIGIWRTCFMVDAQNDEPMKKECLEFLEQYSSLPKEIFIAQDLMSLASVVQSLAISFMSFALWNVFKNAKQKKVLFTFFTIGGILNLISGIIIFVPLSWNLHSVLTGKGIDFPVPFLLPYLPKKQDVGVAIYVGFVASGFQQLSGLLILGGKCRRSNRVHPLITVAVDPPPSASASETQSCPHCGSSVDLAKLMAEQKI comes from the coding sequence ATGGACAAATGGCTTCCAAATGCATTGCTGCTACGTGATAAAAACTCTTTGGTTCCAACTTGGCTAAACCAAGTGTCTTGCATCCACTTAGGTGGCCTTTTCTTTGCTGTAGTAGGTTGGATCTTATGTGTTATATCAACAGCAGTGGATGAATGGAGACTATGGATTATAGAAGATGTACCGGGCATCAGCTCTGGCAAGATCTGGATTGGTATCTGGAGAACCTGTTTCATGGTTGATGCTCAGAATGATGAGCCAATGAAGAAGGAATGCTTGGAATTCCTGGAACAATACTCGAGCCTCccaaaggaaattttcattgCACAGGACCTTATGTCTTTAGCTTCTGTTGTACAGTCCCTGGCTATAAGTTTCATGTCCTTTGCCCTGTGGAATGTTTTCAAGaatgcaaaacagaaaaaagtttTGTTTACCTTTTTCACTATTGGAGGCATTCTAAATTTAATCTCTGGTATCATCATTTTTGTTCCGCTTTCATGGAACCTGCATTCTGTCCTAACAGGGAAGGGAATAGATTTCCCTGTACCCTTTCTTTTGCCATATCTTCCAAAAAAGCAGGATGTTGGCGTTGCTATTTATGTGGGGTTTGTTGCTTCAGGTTTCCAACAGTTGAGTGGACTCCTTATTCTTGGTGGGAAATGTAGGAGGTCCAATAGAGTACATCCTTTAATTACAGTTGCTGTCGATCCACCACCAAGTGCAAGTGCAAGTGAGACGCAAAGTTGTCCCCACTGTGGCTCATCTGTGGATCTTGCCAAACTCATGGCTGAACAAAAAATTTAA